The DNA region CTTCCAAGATGGGACGTGAAGGAGGCTGGGTACTCATGGGGAGCGTTTTGGAGGAGGTTTAAGGGCTGAGCACAGGCCCAGCCTGCAGAGCGAGACCTGAGTTCTTCCCGGTTATCACAGGGGCATCTTTGGTGGACGGCTTGTCTTGCTGGCCTGCCCCCAGCATCCAGGCTCTTTCTACCCGCCCTCTAGAGCCACAGTCCTGACAATCAGTCCTACGGGCACCTTTCCCGCCAGAGCTGGGCCACAAGCCTCTGAGGCCAGGATGGCAAGGTCCCGTGCATCACCCCACATCAACTTAATTAAGTCCCCAGTGCGGTTTGTCCTTCGATAGCCCGCCTTCCAGATGCCAATCTCCGAAACGAGAGGTTTTTTTAGTTACATGTGGGAAGAAACCAAACTCAGGCTCAGGCTCAGGCACAAAAGGGTAAATCTGGGATCATGGAACTGAAGCTCCTAATGGTTTCAGATGTGGCTTGATCCAGGGGCTCCAAAGGCATCCTGGGAAGTTGGTCTTCCTCTTTTGGCTCTGCTTTCAATTACATCCTGTTTCCACTCCCTGCCATCGAGTCTCAGTGGCCAGCTCTGGGCCACACACCCTCCCTGAACCGATTGCTGTGGCCAGGGGAATGGAGGGCTCCGTCTGGGTTGCGATCACGTGGTGGAACTACCGCGAATGTTTCTCCTGAGGACACAGGGGCCCAGACACCGTGATTAAGGGCTGATCAAAGGAAACAATAAGGTATTTGGTCCAGGGCCTGTGTGAATCTATGAGGCCCACCCGCACAGGCCAGAGCTTGAAACCGAGCCATCAGTAGGACTCAGTTCCTACGGACTCACTAGCTGACCGTAGGAtcgcctccctgcccccagctgctTCCCCACAAAACTGTCCCACAAAAACAGCAAGTAGGGCTGTTGTTAGGTTGTGGGTTTTCCAGATGGCTGGGAGTGGGTAGCCGTGGTGGGGTGCCCCCCATTCTGCCCTCCTCTCACAAAGATGATGGAGGCCACACAGGTAGGAAACATCTTTATTATTGGCCTTGATTCATTCATCATGTAGTGTCCAACGTGGATTACGTGTCCAGAGGATCTGCCTGGCACATACGACCCCTGCCTCTTGAGTCCAAACACCAGGCCTCTGTCCATCACACAAGGGAAGCCAACCCCACCGGCTTAAAAGTTCATGCTTGGGGTGCTGAGCTTCCGGCTGTCCCAGGAACGGACCCTCGGTCCCTCCCCCCTCTATTCTGGCCAGGAGTTCTGGGGAGGCCGAGGCCGGAGCTTGGACAAGCACTCTCTTTTTGGTTTCgtgatcatttaaaaaacagaggAGACAAACATTtcacagtctttaaaaaataggagTCTGAGGAGAGAAGCCAAGGTCCTCCACTTGGGGGCCCCGCGTGGGGCCGAAGCATCCGTGTCCCTTAAGGTCTGCAGACCCAGCCACAGCGCAGCCAACCCTGCGAAGTCACTGGCCTGAGCCGTAGGGCCAGTTGAAGGTACTTCCTGACAGCAGCATGTCTCGGATCAGCGTCTCGATGGGTGTCTTGCCCACCAGGCGCATGAAGAACAGCTGGGAGATGAGGGAGGCTGGGACGGCGCGCAGGGCGGGAAGCCGCAGCAGCAGCCGCCCAAAGCGCTGGGGCTGGGACGGGTACTGAGCCCGCACGTACTCTGTGAGGGCCACCTGCGCCTTCTCCTGCAGGCTTTCCACGTGTGCTGGGTCTGAGAGGCCACAGGCATCTGGGGAGATAAGGGCAAGGTCAATCAAGTGGGAAGTGGCAGGAGGCCACGAGGCCCCAGGGGTGACTGGAGGGCACCACTTGGGGTTGGGGGTAATGGGGGGGGCATTCAGGTGGGAAATGGAGGCCTGAGGCACAAATGGGGCATCTCAGGCAGTGCCAGACCATAAGAGAGGCTCAGGTGGCCTCAACTGAGGCCCGTGACACAGGAGTGTGGACAGTGGCGTCTCAAGGACAGAGGAGCCCCGACTGAGGCCTTTGGCAGGGTGACAAGTTCTAATCAAGCTCAAGGGGAAGAGGAGCTAGGGAGGGGACTTGGGAAGGCCAGGCCCAGAGGGAGTATTCAGACAGCGTGGCCTAGGGTGTCAGTGAATGTGACAGCATCTAAATTGGGGACCCATGAAGGGTAAGGTAGAGAAAGAATCTTCTGGGGGAAGAAAGGGCAAAGCCATATTTATCAAATGAAAGCCACCTCTCAGAGTGGCCTGGGTCTGGTTCGTGCATGCCTGACCCCACGAAAACACCTAGTGGGATCCAGAACCTTTCAGCGTGTAGAACCAGTTGGGCCACCAGTCTCTGGAGTAAGGTAGGGCTTTCGGTGGCTAGATGGTTAACTAATGACAAGGAAGGTACTGGGACAGCCCCGCCCTAGCCCCGCCCACAACGGGAAGGACTCCAAGACACGCCCCTGCCCGATCCCACGCCTAATCCCACGCGGCCCTGGCTGCCAGGAGGCCGCCTTGGGGGACAGTTTGGGCGCCCCGGGTCAGACGTCTGAGGGCCCAGGAATCAGGGAGTGGAAAGCGCAGGGCAGGCCAGAGCCAGGTGTCAGGGTATCCGGGCTTGGCAGCCCTCCGTATCTGCACCGTACGCAGGAAGAACCACCTGATTCGGCAGATGAGGGTCAGAGGTGCTGGGGAGGACAAAGATCAGGGACTGAGGACCAGGCGTCCGGGAcctccctccctcatccccccaccctcaaTCTGCTCATGGGGACGAAGAGCAACTtgatgagggggtggggaggggggtctcAGGGAGCCTGGGAATCAGGCAGAGAGGCTGTTAGGGGCCGAGTCACAGGTCCAGGCCCAGCTCCAGGTCTGGAGAGCCGGGGTCAGGGTTCTTAGGGACACCTGGGATCAGGAGGTGGGGGCATCAGGGTGTCACACGCCTGTATCTCCTCCACTGTCCCCCCATCAGTGCTCAGGCACGTGCAGGGCCCCAGGTCCGCCCGGCTGAGGGTCAGGGAGTGGAAGACTGTGGGGGCCGGGGTCAGGGTCCAGGTCGCCCCCCAccgcgcacccccccccccacccccaaacccgaGCGCATCTCAGCATCTCACCAGGCGTGAAGAGCGCGATGGCCTTGAGGCAGCCGTACTCGGCCGAGTCGACCTGCAGGCGGCCCAGCTTGTCCACCTGCTCCTGGAAGGCGCGCACCTGGTCCATGAAGGCCACGGCGCGCTCGGCGGCCATGGGCGCGGCATGCAGGCCGGCGGCGGCCAGCAGCGGCGCCGTGTGCAGGGGCAGCGCCGCCTGCGCCGCATTCAGCACGAAGAGCTCGCTCCAGCTGAGGCGCAGTAGCGCCACCTGGTCGGCCACGGGCAGCTCGGGGAAGAAGGGCGCGTGGCGCGCCCACTCCACGGTGCTGAAGAGCAGCCGCGCCGCCAGCTCGCACACGTTGTCGATGCCCAGCACGGCGCCCGCCGCGCCGCCCCCCGCGCCGAACGCGCCCGCCGCGCCCGCGCCGAAGCGCCCGGCCGCCGCGGGGTAGGGCTCGGCGCGTAGCAGCTGCGCGATCAGCTCCGACACCGGCTGCCCCGGGAAGAGGTCTCCGCCCGCGGCCGCCAGCGCCGAGCCCGGGGGACTACCCGAGGAGGCGGCCACGGCGCCTGGCAGCGAGTGCGGGATGCGGCCGCGCTGCACCGCTGCGGGGATTGaatggggatgggaaggagggaaaggaagggggcaggagcggagggaggggagagagggccccccaccccgccgccgccgggaatcgggcggggagcggggagggggccgggggatGGGGAAGGCGGCGTGACGAATATGGGTACGGGAAAGGGATTGCGGGACATAGGGAGACcagacaggggagagggaggtggcaggaagagaaaggacagggagggaaggaacgaGGGGAAAAGTGGGTAACCAGGGTCatggggggcaggtggagaggaagaaagggggaaagataAAGTCATCAGAGGGTcactcagcccctcccctcaaaGGCTCCCCACACCCAGCCTTTCCCTggacctcccaccccagcccataGGTGCACAGCTTGAATgggaggccaggggccaggggggCCTGCCGGCCCCACCCTTCTCTGCCCTGTGCCCTCAGCCTAAGGCCATGTCCAGCCACCACTGCCACCCCCACTGCTTGCAGAGGAGCATGGGTGGTGGGACGCCTGGCCCCCTCCCTCTGGACGATGTGAGCTCCACTCAGCTGCCTGTGAGCTCCACTCAGCCTCCGTGGAGGCTTGACCTGTCAATCATGCCCCCATCTGTCAATCATGGGGGTCCCAGAACTGACAACGCAGCCAGGGAGGGGCCACCTTCATACTACTTGGGACCCCTGGCCAGCGTATCCTTAAAGCAAATGATCTCTCCTACAGAGAAGGGATCTTTCCTCCAGCTCccagcctcaccccacccccaggtcaTGGCTCCCAAGGGCAGGTCTCCTCTGTCTGCAGTGACCGGTGCTAGGAGTGGAGTCCCAGCcaatagtaggtgctcaataaacattaactGCCATCAGTAGCCTTGCTGTtaaggggagaggggagcacCCACGGCTGGCTTCAGCCAGTGTCCCCAGGATTCAGGTGAATGGgaagcaggaaactgaggcacaaagagaaggAGCGGTAGCCACATGCTCACCTGACCTGTgccacggtgggggggggggggggggcggaggggcagacTGGGCTGAGAGCCAGACAGAAACTACCTAATGATCTTTAATGAGTCGGCATGCCCTGCCTCATCTCCCTGTCTCATCTCCGTGAACTCCTGGTCAACCGGCCAGGGAATGAATGGCGAACAGAATGTGTGTGGGAGCCAGGGGCTAGTAGAGctgagcagggaagtgggagcTTGGGTTCGAGGCTCCACAGAATTTCTATGTCTCAGGATCAACTGTCAAATGGGTGTAGCTGGATAAGGCCAGAAAGTGGATCCCAGCTCAACCCCCTGGCCCCCAGAGGGGAGGGACCTCTTCCTTCAGGCCCTTTGCTCACTCAGTTCTAAACCTCATCCCCACCATTCATCCATCACCCAGCCCTGTTCCtatctcagagcctttgcactcaCTGTTCCTGCTTCCTGAgtaccccttccccagctcttccTCTTTATTCAGCCCAAACTGTGTGGGTTCAAGTCCCAACCCAACTCTACCGCTCTCCGACCCTGGCAAACGCTTCACCTCCCTGCTCTCTgtgctcagtttccccatctgtaagatgcACAGGGTAATGACAGTGACGATACCAATCACTAAATTTATGAGAATCTAACTTGCATAGAACAGCACTAGGCATATAGCAAGGGCTAAACGGGTAGTAATTCAAGCCAAGAAACATGTACTAAGCACCTTCAATGTTCTATGCCCTGGACAGGCACTGAGGCTAGGTCAGAAAACAAGACAAGCACAAGTCCCTGCCCCAGGGAGTGGACATTCTGGTGGGGGAGCAAGTAAATTACAGAGCACGGTAGATAGTGCAAAATAAAGGGGAATGGTGGAGAATAATCAGGAggacctctctgaggaggtgtTCTTTGTGCAAATCTTAGAGGaggtaaggggcacctgggtggctcagttggttaagcatccaactcttgatttcggctcaggtcatgatctcagggttgtgagatggagccctccatcaggctctgcgctgggcgtggaacctgcttaagattctctctccctctcctgctgcccttcccctcacctcttaaaaaaaaaaaaaaaaaaaaaagaggtagggAAGCCATGCTGGTATCTGGGGTAAGAGTGCTCCAAGCAGTgggaacagcctgtgcaaaggccctgaggtaggactGTGCTTGGGGCATGAGCTGTGATTACGATTTTCTTCCCACTCTGAAGACTCTGGAGATCTAAAGCCCTGATCTGAAGCCCTGATTTGACGTACATCAGAACTTCAGGTCAAATGGACAAGTAGAGGCAAAATCCAGGTTGGGCAAGTAAGTCATCCCCAAACTTAAAAGGACCAAAGAGAGTAATCAGACAGTCTTAAGGGAAAGACTGAGCAGCGACTGCCAGCTTCTTTCACAGAGGCCAGCAGAGAAAACACCACCTTTAGAGCAGGGGAGACTCGAGAGGCAGGGAAGAGCTGCCAACCTGCCCCATGACAGTCCTGTCGGAGACAGGAAGCCCAGCCTGGGGTTCTCATCCAGTGAGCCAGATCCTGTTCCCAAGCCCACCATGCTCCATGTGGAAGCCTCTGGGTTCCAACGCAATTCTAAGAGTGCTTGGCCCAGTTCTGGGCCCAGCCACCCGGCATGAGTGCACACAAGTCCCCAGGGCAGAGACAAGGGGCTGGGCCTCCCTCTGGCTCCCGGTGCCCAGGGGCAGGCGGAAGGGTAAGCTGCCCTTTGACTTAATCGGGCAAGTTCCTGCCTTGGACAAACATAAAGCATGGGGTGGAGGATGGAAGAAagcaatcaaaacaaaacaaaacaaaaatacatccTTGTTCAGACAGCGTTGGCCAGACTAGGGGCACGGGGGTCACCGAGGTGTCAGGGCCAAGGAACCTGACTCTGAAGCCAAGGGGCCCGGagaagaggggctggggagcaCAACAGCCCCACCGGGGGCCTGAATCAGGGTGTCGCCTGCGTCCCCGGCTCTGCCGCAGCCACCAGGTGACTGTGCTAATTGGATTCCTCCAGCCCATGGCCAGACTGAGGCCCACGAGATCGTGGGATCGGTGGTAACAAGGTTAGCAGGCGCCAGACCCCACTGTCCACGGCTCCCAGACCCCCGAGCTGGGCGGTGAAGGCAAAGGCCAGGGCTGCGTTTTCACCCTCGggccacccccccaacccccggcgGGTACTCACCCTCCTTCCTCATGCCCACCCGGAAGCACTTCTTCAGGCGGCAGTACTGGCACTGGTTCCGGTGATGCTGGTCGATCTGGCAGTCACGGTTGGACCTAGAGGCAGGCAGGGGGTCACCATGACACCCACGTCCTGCTCCCGGTGCCACCCTATACACCACCTCTGAAGGCTGCACCTGAGAAACgtcagtgccccccaccccgggctgggCAGGTATCCCCGAGGGGCACAGGGGCTAAGTCTGCAAGGAGGCAAAGGGCAACTGGAGTGGGTGGTGACGAAGGGAGTCTACAGCGAAGTAGATTAGCACGCCTGGGAGGGTATGTTGGaactgggttttgaaggatgaatagaagtTCCCCCAGAGCAGAGAGGCAATTCCAGGCAGAGAGCGCGAGGAGAGCTTTTAAGGTTGGAAACGTGAAAATACGAAAGCCTCAacagtttcattttatttggctACTGAGGGGCAAACGGGTGGGGTCTTCATCCCAAGGGCAATGTGAGAACAGCAAAGGTCCATGGTCAGGTCACTGGGCTTTGGGGATTAACAAAGACACTAGGGGCCAGGCTAGGGCCAGTCCTCTATGGGCACAGTAGGACCCCAGTATTATCACCCTGCACAAGACTAccaccaatgaatgaatgaatgaatgaaccctgTTGCTCCCTTTAAGACCCCATACCCAGGTCCCCTCCTCTGGGGAAGACCTTCCAACTCCTAACTGAACCTAAGAAGCTTCCTCTGGGTGGCCCTCAGGGATCATGGCCTCTTCCAGGGATGGGACAGGGGGCCCTGCCCGGCAAGAGAGTGAGCTCCCCATCCAGGGTCAGTCCCAAGCAGGAAGGTTCAGGCCCTTGTCCTTCAAATTTCTCCAGTACTTCTTCGCCTTGGCCCCTATCCCTGTGCTCCCTCGGTGTCTCTCTaccctgggctccaggctctcCAAGTCCCAGATCTGGGGCAGACACCCCTGGGGTACCCTCTTGGTGCCCAGAGACAGTCACAGAGTAAAACGAACGCTCGATGAAGTTAAAAATCAAACACATCTCAGACGCACTCAGCCCCAGCTCTGGGGTGGCCACTTCTCCAccgagactcagtttcctcatctggaaataGGAGGCCAGATGCCAGCTCTATATGGGATGCACCGGGTCTGGAGGAATCTGGGGGGCTTTGGGGAGGGCATCAGGACCCAAGCCCAAGCTGGGGGGTACTCAATGGCAGGTTCAGGAGAGCTGAGGTCCTGGGGGGCTCTCCAAGTGCCCAGGTCCCATGGCACCAGCCTTTAAGCCCAGGCCTCTGTCCCCTGCCTGGCCTGAGCCCCCAGGAAGAGGCCCTGCTAGGGTGGAGGGAGCTCAGGCAGAACCAGAACAAAGCCCagcaggcaggcagggggagggtcCTGGGCAGCCGGGTGGAAACAGCCAGGCCTGgggcgggcaggcaggcaggcagggacccAGCTCAGGGCCCCTGACCCCGGGGGAGGTCCTGAACCTTCTGCCTCAACTTCCCCAGCTGTGGAGTTGGGACAGATCTCCTGTCCCTCCAGATGGAGAAACAGTAAGTTCCACCTGTTATCCCACCTAAAGAGCACATGCTTTGCCCAAACCCGTGGCCCAACTCAGCCTCCTTCCGAGGCTTCTGGCCTCTGGTCCAATTTGATCCCTCCCCTCCCTTGCTCACATACCCTCCTTGGCTCCCTGTCATCCTCAGTCCAGCACTTCTGATCCAATAGGCTCTAAGTTCTCCCATGCCTGGGTGGTCTCATCTTACAACACTGCTCCCCTAACCTGCCACTAAGTGTTTGCCTGGGCCACGCTCTCTTCAGGAGTGCCCTTCACTTCCTCTACCTGCCAAACCCCTCCTGCTTTAAGGCCTACCTCCCACgggcctcctccaggcagccctccctgAACTTCAGGCACAGCCCCTTGCTCTCTCCTGGGACTCCAGACccatccctccctctggcccAGCCTAGACTCCACAGGCAGGAAGAATCTGTGTCTCACTGTGCCTCTTCCAGACAGAGAGAGCTGGGATCAGAGCTGGGGTCTCTCTGAGGGGCAGGCATCGAACCTCTCAGGCTAGGCCCTGAGGGGACCTTGCTAAAccaatctgaggctcagagaggggcagcAACTTCACCAGGTCACACAGTGCAGAGCTTCTGGAGAACCTGCAAGCCCCGAACAACGCCCCCCTCCCCTGTCTTATAgctccctgctcccaccttccGAGAGCCCCTGGGACCCCAGAGCCACCTAAGCTCCTCCCTTGCCCTCCCCAAAGACTCGGCCAGAGAGCAGGCAGTCACTCCAGCAACAAGAATGAGGCCAAAGTCTGGTGGCCCAGTTAGCACTGGAGGGAGTAAggcagctcacacacacacacacacacacacacacacacacacacagagctaccCCAGACAAGGCCCTGACCGCAGACCTGGGGCCAAACTCCAGCCTCTGGTGCCTGGGGCCCCGCCCTATGGCCTCACCAACAAGCCCTCCATCAGCTGCCCTCTCCCTGAGGACACCCTGACCAGGACTCAGCTGCTCCCCTCTTCCCAACCCCAGTTCCCCTTGCTAAGCCCCAGCTGGGGCAGGGTCTCTCCCTGGGTGCCCCAGGGCAGCGCCAGgaccactctgggcctcagttttgcctatctggaaaatgggactcTCCATACTGGCTCTGCAGAGCCTACACATGTTCCTGTTGGGGTGCAGGATAGGAGCTTGTCAGTGGAGCGAAAGGACACTCAAGGAAGAGTGGTGGGAAAGGGGACCCTGGGCTAGACACCCAACCCCAGCACCAGCCAGAGAAACTAGCAAGGCCACACCCTGTCAGCGGGGACTCCAACCTCGGAGGGCCCAGGGCTCCTTCTTGGAAACATTCACCCCCACCCTGTCAGAGATGACCGAAGTTTCAGGGATTTTCCAGGAGCCCCATGTCTGCACCCActcctggtggggggagggttggaGCAGCCGAGGTGTGGTCAAATCCAGCCGCCCTCCCAGCCCTCCAGCGGCGGTTTCCAGTGACCCAAGGCCCAGGgtgagcacagggtggggggagtTCCCCCCTGATGGGCAAGCCCAGCTCCCCCCACAGCAGGGCTACCCATGCGAAAGAGGCCGGAGGCCGCCCGGTGCCACCCCTGCCtcgctcccgccgccgccgccgccgcctcggtGGCCAGGGCGACTTTGGAAGTGATATTTGACCCCAAGGGCGCGCCGTATCGATCCGCGCGGCCGCAGACAATGGCCCCTGGACGCTGCGAGCTCCACAGTCCAAGTTCCACGTTCGATTCCCGCAGGATCCCCTGCGCGCCGAGATCCCCAAGAGAAGGGATGCCCTGGGGTTAGGACCCCACCCCTGACAGCACCCCCCGACCCCTCCCCGTGCGGGGATGACCCCTCTTcggagaaaagggagggagagagaaggagcaaggaACTGGGGCGGAAGCCGCAAGGGACCACCTGACGGGGGGACCTGCATCGATACAGCGCCGACTGTATACACAATCCCAGGAATGTTAtggagggggggagagggggctgtGCCCCTATCTCAGAGGGGGGAGTGGAGGCCCGGGGAAGGTCAGCGCCAGGCCCAAGGTGACCGAGCAGGTCAGAGGCCCGGCCCAACCCGGGGCCCGGTGCACAGCGGCCGTGCGCTGATAGGGGGCTCACCGGCAGGTGTAGCTGAGGTTGCGGCGGATGCTCCGCTTGAAGAAGCTCTTGCAGCCCTCGCAGGTGAAGACGCCGTAGTGCTTGCCGCTCGACTTGTCCCCGCACACCACGCAGTCCACCTGCAGCCCCGGCCGCTCTTCGTCGCCCGGCTCAGCGTCGCTGGCGGCGCCCGGGGGTGAGGCCGAGTCTTCCTCGGCCGCGCGCGGGTAGCCGCCCGCCTTGTCCACGCCGTTCGTgtcgccgccgccgctgccgggGCCGCCCCAGCCGCCGGTCACCATGGCCATAGCCCCAGGGCAGCGGGGCCGGGGCGCCCCCTCCGTGCTCCTCCCTCCGGGCACCCCTCTCGGCCCGGGGGGGCCCTACCCGGCACGCATCCGGGCCCGGCGCGCGGGGGGCACCGGCtgcaccccccaaaaaagttttgCAGCAACTTCCTGCGGCCGGTCCGCGCGCCCGGGCAGAACTGGTCGGGCCGGTTCCAGGCCAACTTTCCCACGCGTGCGCGGGGccgggcctgggggcgggggggggggggcgctagAGGCGCGAGCCGGGGGCCCCGGGGACTCGCGCCCCGCCGCCCTGGGGCCCCGGCGGGGGCGCGCGGGCCATGGCCCGGCCCAGGCTGCGCAGGGGGCGCCCTCTGGCCTGGCCGCCGCTTGGCCGGGGGCTGCGGCCAACTTAGCGGGCCGCCATCCGAGCGCGGGAGGCCGGGGGGAAAGTTTGGCCGCAAGTTACGCGGCCGCCCGCggcgcgggggaggggcggcaggcGCGCGCTGGGGCCGGTCGCCGCGCCCCCTGGCTCCCCCGGGCCCCCAGGCGGCCGCTCGGGGCCTGCAAGGCTGCGGGCCGGCGCTTCCCGAGCTGCCGCCCCCTCTGCGGCCGCGCCTGCCCGGCCTGGGCCTGCGCCTGGGCCCGAGCCTCGctctcgccgccgccgccgaccCCGCGCGCCGGCCTCGCGCTGCGGCCGGTTTGACACACAACGTTCCAttcgcggggcgggcggggggcgggggcgggggcaggggcgcGCGCCGCGGGCTGGGGGCGGGCGCTCGTTGCCCCGGCGACGGCCACCCTTATAAGGGCATGGGTGGCCTCGCTCGGCGCCCGGCGCCCGGGCCGGCGGGAGGGGCGAAGGCGGAGCACGGGGCCGCTCGgcctgaccctccccccccttccccccctgcccccgccctcgCCCGACTCCAGCCTTAACCCCTGCCGGGCCGCGACGGGAGCCTTCGCCGCtgctgccctctgcccttccgcAGCCTCGCCAAGATGTCTCTCCaaggccctcccctccacctccggCCTTGGACGATGCCTTGCTCCACCGCCCTCGAGGCGCACCTCGGAACTCTACCCCAGCATTCCCCGCAGAAGCAATAATGGGGGGCCAGTTGCACCCGGGGGGCACGCCCCTGCgcagtatacacacacacacacacacacaccctggggcATTTCTTTGCACAGTTGCATGATGGATTGTGTTTGCTTCCTCTTCCAGAAAGTCGCCGCGTccgactccccccccccctttctcagCTTGGGCTAACACCTGGTGCTGGGAATCTCCAGGGCCAAGGGATGTTGTGGTCTGTGGCCGGCGGGGGCGCGAGGTCAGGGGCCCCCTCGCCAGAATTTTAGGCCTCCGGGGGCAGGGCACCCACACGCCCAGCTAGGCTAGTGTCAGCAGGAATGCCCACCATCCCTACTGGGGCCTGCcccttttcctctttaatttccttttctttctgtgcttcacATAAAGGCCTTGGCCAGGCCACCGGCTGGACTGCAGATGTCTCTTCCAGCTCCCTGAAGCCTCTCAGTTGCTGCTGGCTTACAgcttcccctgccctcctggaccCCGGTGGGGACGACCAGCATTTATTAAGCGCCCTTtgtttgtcacacacacacacccaccccccccaccccgccctgcccaggcagctctgggctgggcaAGCCTGAGCCTCTTGCTCTGGGCCTGTTAACCTTTAACCAGCTGCAAAAGCCCTTCCTACCGTGACCTTTCACCTTGGAGTCCCCCAGGTCCAGTTGCCGGCCTtatctcctgccctgccctgggccctgggcccagaGCTGGACACCGGGGCACATGGCTGGGCCTCTGAGAGCTGCCGGCAGGAAAAATAGTGCCCTCTGCCCGCActggccctccccctgcaggAAGGGGTCTTGGGAAAAGGCATCCCCTTCTCCAGATTACATCTGAGGGGACACCttggctggggggcaggggtgctgggagATCTTGGAGATCTTGGAGATTATACAACATTTTAGAGGATACCAAGGTTCTGTAAAAGCCAGGCACCACACACCCAGCCCTGGGCCTGTGGGCCTCCCAGGGAGCATCTGGCTGGGTGCGAGCTGGAGGTTTTAGCAAGTACAGGAAGCAAGAACTGGGGTTAGACATGAGCAAGGACTTTCCGTGGGACTGAGTGGAATTCCCTCCCCTGTAAGCCCTGCTGGAGAAGGGGGTCTGGATGGTTAGAGACCATTTTGTTCTGGGGCTGCCTGGGAATGTGGAAGTGCTGGCTAGTTATTTGGGGGTGAGGACAGGGGTCCCAGGTCCCTGGACTGGGCTTTCCAGCATTCTTGGGCAGAGGGCATCTCGGAAGGGAGACAAGGTTCAGGGAAGGACGTCAGAGGGGgactggagaggggagggggcagggaccTGGGGCTTGAGGGATACAAGTTCGGGGGAGGAGAGGCTCAGAAGTGGCAGTCTGGGGCCGGTTTGGAGACTAGGGAAATATCGGCCGCAGGTCCTAGAACCTCCGGTAGGTCCACCCCCTCGgcggccgccccgccccctccccgtaGCGCCGCAGCCCCGCGAAacccctggggccctggggggggATGGGAGTGGGTCGAGGTCCGGCCCCGCCCCCTTGACCCCTGCCCGCGGCCCCGCGGTGACATTTGACCTTGCGGCGGCTGCGGACCGGGGACAAAGAGCCCCGGGCCCATCTGCCGAGAGGGCACCCGTGGGAACGGCCAG from Ursus arctos isolate Adak ecotype North America unplaced genomic scaffold, UrsArc2.0 scaffold_14, whole genome shotgun sequence includes:
- the NR2F6 gene encoding nuclear receptor subfamily 2 group F member 6 isoform X1 — translated: MAMVTGGWGGPGSGGGDTNGVDKAGGYPRAAEEDSASPPGAASDAEPGDEERPGLQVDCVVCGDKSSGKHYGVFTCEGCKSFFKRSIRRNLSYTCRSNRDCQIDQHHRNQCQYCRLKKCFRVGMRKEAVQRGRIPHSLPGAVAASSGSPPGSALAAAGGDLFPGQPVSELIAQLLRAEPYPAAAGRFGAGAAGAFGAGGGAAGAVLGIDNVCELAARLLFSTVEWARHAPFFPELPVADQVALLRLSWSELFVLNAAQAALPLHTAPLLAAAGLHAAPMAAERAVAFMDQVRAFQEQVDKLGRLQVDSAEYGCLKAIALFTPAPLTLICRIRCLWPLRPSTRGKPAGEGAGGPHRVRAGSVPVPAPALWAAAAAASRPARRPSLPHLPAVLHAPGGQDTHRDADPRHAAVRKYLQLALRLRPVTSQGWLRCGWVCRP
- the NR2F6 gene encoding nuclear receptor subfamily 2 group F member 6 isoform X2, coding for MAMVTGGWGGPGSGGGDTNGVDKAGGYPRAAEEDSASPPGAASDAEPGDEERPGLQVDCVVCGDKSSGKHYGVFTCEGCKSFFKRSIRRNLSYTCRSNRDCQIDQHHRNQCQYCRLKKCFRVGMRKEAVQRGRIPHSLPGAVAASSGSPPGSALAAAGGDLFPGQPVSELIAQLLRAEPYPAAAGRFGAGAAGAFGAGGGAAGAVLGIDNVCELAARLLFSTVEWARHAPFFPELPVADQVALLRLSWSELFVLNAAQAALPLHTAPLLAAAGLHAAPMAAERAVAFMDQVRAFQEQVDKLGRLQVDSAEYGCLKAIALFTPDACGLSDPAHVESLQEKAQVALTEYVRAQYPSQPQRFGRLLLRLPALRAVPASLISQLFFMRLVGKTPIETLIRDMLLSGSTFNWPYGSGQ